The following are encoded in a window of Kitasatospora fiedleri genomic DNA:
- a CDS encoding TetR/AcrR family transcriptional regulator C-terminal domain-containing protein: MAPKLDRAQVVDAALRLLDEVGLEGLTLRRIATELDCKAPALYWHFANKQALLDELATEMIRRMVAAGEPPVAETPWQRQLALTCRTLRRTLLAHRDGAKVFSGTRLTDFGHTDRFEGQLGSFVRAGFTLSEAVEAYFTAYTFTVGFVIEEQAVHPMPGERTPGYDPADRAERIGPDRPLSAAAGADLFTDYERRFERGLAIVTAGIEVLHAEQPR, encoded by the coding sequence ATGGCACCGAAACTGGATCGCGCGCAGGTGGTCGACGCCGCCCTGCGGCTGCTCGACGAGGTCGGCCTGGAGGGCCTGACCCTGCGCCGGATCGCCACCGAACTCGACTGCAAGGCACCGGCGTTGTACTGGCACTTCGCCAACAAGCAGGCGCTGCTGGACGAACTCGCCACCGAGATGATCCGGCGCATGGTCGCGGCCGGCGAGCCGCCCGTCGCCGAGACCCCGTGGCAGCGGCAACTCGCCCTGACCTGCCGCACCCTGCGTCGCACGCTGCTGGCCCACCGGGACGGCGCCAAGGTGTTCAGCGGCACCCGGCTGACCGACTTCGGGCACACCGACCGCTTCGAGGGGCAGCTCGGGTCCTTCGTCCGGGCCGGGTTCACCCTCTCCGAGGCGGTCGAGGCGTACTTCACCGCGTACACCTTCACCGTCGGCTTCGTGATCGAGGAACAGGCCGTGCACCCGATGCCGGGCGAGCGGACGCCCGGCTACGACCCGGCCGACCGCGCCGAGCGGATCGGGCCGGACCGGCCGCTGTCCGCCGCCGCCGGCGCTGACCTGTTCACCGACTACGAGCGCCGCTTCGAGCGCGGCCTCGCCATCGTCACGGCCGGCATCGA